One segment of Micromonospora parathelypteridis DNA contains the following:
- a CDS encoding acyl-CoA dehydrogenase family protein — protein MAAGESFDVYRLPEEHEAIREAVREVCAAKVAPHAAEADETGEFPKASYDALRAADFHAPHIPEEYGGAGADALATAIVIEEVARACASSSLIPAVNKLGTMPLLLSGSEELKRRYLTPVAAGDAMFSYCLSEPEAGSDAASMTTRAVRDGDHWVLNGVKRWITNAGVSEFYTVFAVTDPAARSRGISAFVVEKSDAGVSFGAPEKKLGIKGSPTREVYLDNVRIPADRMIGAEGTGFATAMKTLDHTRVTIAAQAVGIAQGALDYAKGYVAERRQFGKAVAEFQGVQFMLADMGMKLEAARQLTYAAAGKSERGDADLTYFGAAAKCFASDAAMEITTDAVQLLGGYGYTRDYPVERMMRDAKITQIYEGTNQVQRIVMARQLLGSRQA, from the coding sequence ATGGCCGCAGGCGAGTCGTTCGACGTCTACCGGTTGCCGGAGGAGCACGAGGCGATCCGGGAGGCGGTGCGTGAGGTCTGCGCGGCGAAGGTTGCCCCGCACGCGGCCGAGGCCGACGAGACCGGAGAGTTCCCCAAGGCGTCCTACGACGCTCTGCGGGCGGCGGACTTCCACGCACCGCACATCCCCGAGGAGTACGGCGGCGCGGGCGCAGACGCGCTGGCCACCGCAATCGTGATCGAGGAGGTTGCGCGCGCCTGCGCGTCCTCCTCGCTGATCCCCGCCGTGAACAAACTTGGCACGATGCCGTTGTTGTTGTCCGGTTCCGAGGAGCTCAAGCGTCGCTACCTGACGCCGGTCGCGGCCGGTGACGCCATGTTCTCGTACTGCCTGTCCGAGCCGGAGGCGGGCAGCGACGCCGCCTCGATGACGACCCGGGCGGTGCGTGACGGGGATCACTGGGTGCTCAACGGCGTGAAGCGCTGGATCACCAACGCGGGCGTGTCCGAGTTCTACACCGTCTTCGCCGTCACCGACCCGGCTGCCCGCTCCCGGGGTATCTCGGCGTTCGTGGTCGAGAAGTCCGATGCCGGCGTGAGCTTCGGCGCGCCGGAGAAGAAGCTCGGCATCAAGGGCTCGCCGACCCGTGAGGTCTACCTCGACAACGTGCGGATCCCCGCCGACCGGATGATCGGCGCGGAGGGCACCGGCTTCGCCACCGCGATGAAGACCCTGGACCACACCCGGGTCACCATCGCCGCGCAGGCCGTCGGGATCGCGCAGGGCGCGCTCGACTACGCCAAGGGGTACGTGGCGGAGCGCCGCCAGTTCGGCAAGGCGGTCGCCGAGTTCCAGGGCGTCCAGTTCATGCTCGCCGACATGGGCATGAAGCTGGAGGCGGCCCGGCAGCTCACGTACGCCGCGGCCGGCAAGTCCGAGCGTGGTGACGCGGACCTCACCTACTTCGGCGCGGCGGCCAAGTGCTTCGCCTCCGACGCCGCGATGGAGATCACCACCGATGCGGTGCAGCTGCTCGGCGGTTACGGCTACACGCGGGACTACCCGGTCGAGCGGATGATGCGGGACGCCAAGATCACCCAGATCTACGAGGGCACGAACCAGGTGCAGCGGATCGTCATGGCACGGCAGCTGCTCGGTTCCCGGCAGGCCTAG
- a CDS encoding SCO7613 C-terminal domain-containing membrane protein produces MANFQCSSCGREIKPAVHCPHCGADQPQWVEHLADIERSIAEMKARDAAIAREQRQIAAKMQAALFQRDILAHAGEERLKQATRPRRVLRRRPGRRPPTATTGAPPRVPRQGTPPAPEDPPPPPPRASWLDADDPEHPPEASSREVQNIPLGLGALLLGVAAVVFAAVATSSMDALARLGILLLATVLMLLAPPALTRRGLTSTAETIAAVGLLLVPLAGNALWAVERIGASDASATVFAGVIFAVTAGVAFGYAGWTGLRAPRFATVLAAQPVLPLLAYDRITGPGGWALVLALVALVDLWLARSGVALERPVGQDLPTPGTPSAPRQRGAETRPEGDPEEAAELIDASAGSADTRPTRPVPGLRELTWLLHSVAVAVALAYAVTALLRAQTVPIATGAGLVLLLAAAVGLAGALVLRRPPLPDVAAGIVTLAVIGALSRIASVAFPGRALLLIAAVITVTGLAVRAVPEAARRGPQIASAVALSVSGLVVAGGALRAGVAPVRAALPAWGADLDRYPSELAAAVGPTTWQLAGAAFLLTIAAVLALPTEIRREFAVAGAALTALAVPASLGLNWAAAPWPMVITAIGIGVIGLSARTDRAAVAHAIGAAVVGLFGAGASLSRPTLTAAVLLTLFAAGTLVALAPRVRIASAASDTVTAWAAGGAAFALPGAVAAFVAASLPTDPTPTPASLREVTVPVLAASFLAVCVTLGYAAVVQVSQRHIPAPLSVGTGLGALLVTAAAFGAPGATVADAWVGALLLVAAVLLFLAPSIDAGRRADLSLDGSDLAAAAVTTALIATLVRIGAVLAPGGQLAVAAALVLMVAVAARTMPEEWRRGPILGLAIGGLLIGVLAGWSAVRGGVGVLATPGPIWDGDLSGWPAAPVGGATWQAPVALALLALAAGILLPPPWRWDVSGVAVVLATIGAPAAFDLAWWSPVLVGGMVATMYGMAAVATEEARAGLSRAIVAGVVALHAAGAGLVRPWTTALALGSIALIGVVVATLARVLAGPRVTDIETEGMPPHLVQIGGAAIGAALLALPGAVAALAAEYEHSAQVVLTAALAASSLGLAAVAAVRRQVPQYLPWVSAAVVGGATISALAAIPTGLPAGVYAAAAALLGVLAELIRAATVPPTGSAQPVRRWAVRLDGALRRLPDDPERRRWRVNPAAGALAAAALPTALALASIAPALVAALVAPHATLSRIWQGPPPELVTPPSDVVDPTHVLTALLLTATAALAATGFSGGRRSRAVPVVLPGAAVTLLIAPIALGSGWPASTLAALSVFTISMLGLALTPPPPLVEPARSLRLARILVFVIGLAAGGAGLAGSLAAEELTLFSLGGGVGVGMVAALFGTTQRARILGWLFASLMAQLFVLTAGLVAGLAAVWSAFGVLAVGAVLQVLAAILPQLRRPEAQREAATVQWSGYAAALIALALAFDSPRHIAALLAAWGAVLGVAATRPGRRPVERRILFWAVVVCEITAWWILMRVADVALPEAYTLPFAALALLVGVLELRHRPDMSSWVAYGPALVTAFVPTLAIVLATESSTLRQMLLLLGAVAVLIFGSSSRQQAPVIVGASVTAITAIHALFSLGPWLALIPVGILLLILGASNERRRRAQDRLQTALRGMR; encoded by the coding sequence GTGGCGAACTTTCAATGCTCCTCGTGCGGCCGGGAGATCAAGCCGGCCGTCCATTGCCCGCACTGCGGGGCTGACCAGCCACAGTGGGTCGAGCACCTAGCGGACATCGAGCGTTCGATCGCGGAGATGAAGGCACGCGATGCCGCCATCGCCCGCGAGCAACGGCAGATCGCCGCCAAGATGCAGGCCGCGCTCTTCCAGCGGGACATCCTCGCCCACGCCGGCGAGGAACGACTCAAGCAGGCCACCCGGCCACGCCGAGTGCTACGCCGACGCCCCGGCCGGCGGCCACCGACCGCCACCACCGGCGCGCCGCCCCGGGTGCCCCGCCAGGGCACCCCGCCCGCCCCGGAGGACCCGCCGCCGCCTCCGCCCCGGGCGAGCTGGCTGGACGCGGACGACCCGGAGCACCCCCCGGAGGCCTCGTCGCGCGAGGTGCAGAACATCCCTCTCGGGCTGGGCGCGCTGCTGCTCGGGGTGGCCGCGGTGGTCTTCGCCGCGGTGGCGACCAGCTCGATGGACGCGCTGGCCCGGCTCGGCATCCTGCTCCTGGCCACCGTGCTGATGCTGCTCGCCCCGCCGGCGCTGACCCGGCGCGGGCTCACCTCGACCGCCGAGACCATCGCCGCAGTCGGCCTGCTGCTGGTGCCGCTCGCCGGCAACGCCCTCTGGGCCGTCGAACGGATCGGCGCCAGCGACGCCTCCGCCACGGTCTTCGCCGGGGTGATCTTCGCGGTCACCGCCGGCGTCGCGTTCGGGTACGCCGGCTGGACGGGTCTGCGCGCACCCCGCTTCGCCACCGTGCTCGCCGCGCAGCCGGTGCTGCCACTGCTGGCGTACGACCGGATAACCGGACCGGGCGGCTGGGCGCTGGTGCTGGCCCTGGTCGCCCTCGTCGACCTCTGGCTGGCCCGCTCCGGCGTGGCCCTGGAGCGCCCCGTCGGGCAGGACCTGCCGACGCCGGGCACCCCGTCGGCACCACGTCAGCGCGGCGCCGAAACCCGGCCCGAGGGCGACCCGGAGGAGGCCGCCGAGCTGATCGACGCCAGCGCCGGCTCCGCCGACACGCGGCCGACCCGCCCGGTGCCCGGGCTGCGCGAACTGACCTGGTTGCTGCACTCGGTCGCGGTCGCGGTCGCCCTGGCGTACGCGGTCACCGCCCTCCTCCGGGCACAGACCGTGCCGATCGCGACCGGCGCCGGACTGGTGCTGCTGCTGGCCGCCGCCGTCGGGCTGGCCGGCGCGCTGGTGCTGCGTCGCCCGCCGCTGCCCGACGTCGCGGCCGGCATCGTCACCCTGGCCGTGATCGGCGCGCTCAGCCGGATCGCCTCGGTGGCCTTCCCTGGTCGGGCGTTGCTGCTGATCGCGGCGGTCATCACGGTGACCGGGCTGGCGGTGCGGGCGGTCCCCGAAGCGGCCCGCCGGGGGCCACAGATCGCCTCGGCGGTGGCGCTGAGCGTCAGTGGCCTGGTGGTCGCCGGAGGAGCGCTACGCGCCGGGGTGGCACCGGTCCGGGCGGCTCTGCCCGCCTGGGGTGCCGACCTCGACCGGTACCCGTCCGAGCTGGCCGCCGCGGTCGGGCCGACCACCTGGCAGCTCGCGGGCGCCGCGTTCCTGCTCACCATCGCGGCGGTGCTGGCCCTACCCACGGAGATCCGCCGTGAATTCGCGGTCGCCGGCGCGGCGCTGACCGCGCTCGCCGTCCCGGCCTCGCTCGGTCTCAATTGGGCGGCGGCACCCTGGCCGATGGTGATCACGGCGATCGGCATCGGGGTCATCGGGCTCTCCGCCCGCACCGACCGAGCCGCGGTGGCGCACGCCATCGGGGCGGCCGTGGTGGGCCTGTTCGGCGCCGGCGCCAGCCTGTCCCGCCCCACACTCACCGCTGCGGTCCTGCTCACCCTGTTCGCGGCCGGCACGTTGGTCGCCCTGGCGCCCCGGGTCCGGATCGCCTCGGCCGCCTCCGACACCGTCACCGCCTGGGCCGCCGGAGGGGCGGCATTCGCGCTGCCCGGGGCGGTGGCCGCGTTCGTGGCCGCCAGCCTGCCGACCGACCCGACCCCCACCCCGGCCAGCCTTCGGGAGGTGACCGTCCCGGTCCTGGCGGCCAGCTTCCTGGCGGTCTGCGTGACCCTCGGCTACGCCGCCGTCGTCCAGGTCTCCCAGCGCCACATCCCCGCGCCGCTGTCGGTCGGCACCGGGCTGGGCGCGCTGCTGGTCACGGCCGCCGCGTTCGGCGCGCCCGGAGCGACCGTCGCCGACGCCTGGGTGGGCGCGCTGCTGCTGGTCGCGGCGGTGCTGCTCTTCCTGGCCCCGTCCATCGACGCCGGCCGTCGCGCCGACCTCTCCCTCGACGGCTCGGACCTGGCCGCAGCGGCGGTCACCACCGCTCTGATCGCCACGCTGGTGCGGATCGGGGCGGTACTCGCCCCGGGCGGGCAGTTGGCGGTGGCCGCCGCCCTGGTCCTGATGGTCGCCGTGGCTGCACGCACCATGCCGGAGGAGTGGCGGCGCGGGCCGATCCTCGGCCTCGCCATCGGCGGGCTCCTCATCGGCGTACTCGCCGGCTGGTCGGCGGTGCGCGGTGGGGTCGGCGTGCTGGCCACCCCCGGCCCGATCTGGGACGGCGACCTGAGCGGCTGGCCGGCCGCGCCCGTTGGCGGCGCAACGTGGCAGGCACCGGTGGCCCTGGCCCTGTTGGCCCTCGCCGCCGGCATCCTGCTCCCCCCACCCTGGCGGTGGGACGTGTCCGGCGTGGCGGTCGTGCTCGCCACGATCGGCGCACCGGCGGCGTTCGATCTGGCCTGGTGGTCTCCGGTCCTGGTCGGCGGAATGGTCGCCACCATGTACGGAATGGCCGCAGTGGCGACGGAGGAGGCGCGCGCCGGGCTGTCACGGGCCATTGTGGCCGGGGTGGTCGCGCTGCACGCCGCCGGAGCCGGCCTGGTCCGGCCGTGGACCACGGCACTGGCGCTCGGCAGCATCGCGCTGATCGGCGTGGTGGTGGCCACGCTGGCCCGCGTCCTGGCCGGCCCACGGGTGACCGACATCGAAACCGAGGGAATGCCACCACACCTGGTGCAGATCGGTGGTGCGGCGATCGGCGCCGCGCTGCTGGCCCTCCCCGGTGCGGTGGCTGCGCTGGCCGCCGAATACGAACACTCGGCGCAGGTGGTGCTGACCGCCGCGCTGGCCGCGTCCAGCCTCGGCCTGGCCGCCGTGGCCGCGGTCCGCCGGCAGGTGCCGCAATATCTGCCCTGGGTCAGCGCGGCGGTGGTCGGCGGGGCCACCATCAGCGCCCTCGCCGCCATCCCCACCGGCCTCCCCGCCGGCGTCTACGCGGCCGCCGCCGCCCTGCTCGGTGTGCTGGCCGAGCTGATCCGAGCAGCCACCGTGCCGCCGACCGGTTCCGCACAACCGGTCCGGCGCTGGGCGGTACGCCTCGACGGCGCGCTACGGCGACTGCCGGACGATCCGGAGCGGCGGCGGTGGCGGGTCAACCCGGCTGCGGGCGCGCTGGCCGCAGCGGCTCTTCCAACCGCCCTGGCACTCGCCTCGATCGCACCCGCGCTGGTCGCCGCACTGGTCGCGCCACACGCCACGCTGAGCAGGATCTGGCAGGGGCCGCCGCCGGAGCTGGTCACCCCACCCTCGGACGTGGTCGACCCCACCCACGTGCTGACGGCGCTGCTGCTCACGGCGACCGCGGCACTCGCCGCCACCGGTTTCAGCGGTGGGCGACGCTCCCGTGCCGTACCGGTGGTGCTGCCCGGGGCCGCCGTGACGCTGCTGATCGCGCCCATCGCGTTGGGCAGCGGCTGGCCGGCGAGCACCCTCGCGGCGCTCTCCGTGTTCACCATCTCGATGCTCGGCCTCGCGCTGACCCCGCCACCACCGCTGGTCGAGCCGGCCCGCTCGCTGCGGCTGGCCCGGATCCTGGTGTTCGTCATCGGGCTGGCCGCGGGCGGCGCCGGACTCGCCGGAAGTCTCGCCGCCGAGGAGCTGACCCTGTTCAGCCTCGGCGGAGGGGTCGGCGTGGGCATGGTGGCGGCCCTGTTCGGGACCACCCAGCGGGCCCGCATCCTCGGCTGGCTCTTCGCCTCGCTGATGGCGCAGCTCTTCGTCCTCACCGCCGGTCTGGTCGCCGGGTTGGCCGCGGTCTGGTCCGCGTTCGGGGTGCTCGCCGTCGGAGCCGTCCTGCAGGTGCTTGCCGCGATCCTGCCCCAGCTGCGGCGGCCGGAGGCGCAGCGGGAGGCCGCCACGGTGCAGTGGAGCGGGTACGCGGCCGCGCTGATCGCGCTGGCCCTCGCCTTCGACTCGCCCCGACACATCGCCGCCCTGCTGGCCGCCTGGGGTGCGGTCCTCGGGGTGGCGGCGACCCGCCCCGGTCGCCGGCCGGTGGAACGCCGGATCCTGTTCTGGGCGGTGGTGGTCTGCGAGATCACCGCGTGGTGGATCCTGATGCGGGTCGCCGACGTTGCGCTGCCGGAGGCGTACACGCTGCCGTTCGCCGCGCTGGCCCTTCTCGTCGGAGTCCTGGAGCTGCGCCACCGGCCGGACATGAGCAGTTGGGTGGCGTACGGGCCGGCACTGGTCACCGCCTTCGTGCCGACGCTGGCCATCGTGCTGGCCACCGAGTCCAGCACGCTGCGGCAGATGCTGCTGCTGCTCGGCGCGGTCGCGGTGCTGATCTTCGGCTCGTCCAGCCGGCAGCAGGCACCGGTGATCGTCGGCGCGTCGGTCACCGCGATCACCGCGATCCACGCGCTGTTCAGCCTCGGCCCGTGGCTCGCGCTCATCCCGGTGGGCATCCTGCTGCTCATACTCGGGGCGAGCAACGAGCGCCGCCGCCGAGCCCAGGACCGCCTACAAACCGCCCTACGAGGAATGAGATAG
- a CDS encoding alpha/beta hydrolase, producing MSVPSLVLVPGAWHKPEHLALLTDELRDVDVHTVTLASSGDEPAKLGDMHQDASLIRDAVAVIDGPVVVVAHSYGGIPTSQALAGIDNVQRIVYLAAFQIEVGESLLSSAGGSPPPWWKIHQDTGTYVEALNPTEVFYGDVDPEIARQAVTQLGYQSYSSKTQEQTNAAWHTVPSTYVICEADNALPPFAQEHFANRAGRVVRMTTSHSPFLSQPTALARLIRDELASA from the coding sequence TTGTCCGTACCGTCACTCGTCCTCGTTCCGGGCGCCTGGCACAAGCCCGAGCACCTGGCACTCCTGACTGACGAACTGCGGGATGTCGACGTTCACACCGTCACACTGGCCAGCAGCGGCGACGAGCCGGCAAAACTGGGTGACATGCACCAGGATGCGTCGCTCATCCGGGACGCTGTCGCCGTAATCGACGGCCCTGTCGTCGTCGTGGCCCACTCGTACGGCGGCATCCCCACGAGCCAGGCCCTGGCTGGCATCGACAACGTGCAGCGAATCGTCTATCTCGCCGCCTTCCAGATCGAGGTCGGCGAATCGCTTCTGTCCAGCGCGGGCGGGTCGCCGCCGCCGTGGTGGAAGATCCACCAGGACACCGGCACATATGTCGAGGCGTTGAACCCGACGGAGGTGTTCTACGGCGACGTCGACCCGGAGATCGCACGGCAGGCCGTGACGCAGTTGGGCTACCAGTCCTACAGCTCGAAGACCCAGGAACAGACCAACGCCGCGTGGCACACCGTCCCCAGCACGTACGTCATCTGCGAGGCTGACAACGCTCTTCCGCCCTTCGCGCAAGAGCACTTCGCCAACCGGGCCGGACGGGTCGTCCGGATGACCACATCCCATTCCCCGTTCCTGTCCCAGCCGACAGCGCTCGCTCGGCTCATCAGGGACGAACTCGCCTCCGCGTAG
- a CDS encoding helix-turn-helix transcriptional regulator — protein sequence MAPDIVGRNDALEIVDGFCERSRESGQSLVIVGEPGLGKTTLLRHAAQLWTKQGGRVLAATAVEFEADISFAGLQQILSPAVDSIPTLAGERASVLEALFDPNTSVTLDRLAVAEALRHLLRAAAREAPTLVLVDDLQWLDRSSAAVLTLLARRLTGTRVGFLGSTRPAAEGFFERARLDEYELTPVDEQAATEILLARYPDLTPAIRRRVLAVAAGNPLALVELPLILTDQGHDSSVVDLSVVPLNRRLQAAFSSRIENLPDATRQSLLFAALEATGSLRGLEVESGERLLESLAPAERARLIHIADQGTRVAFAHPLTRAAVVNASTAAERRRVHARLAEAVRDDPDRRAWHLAQSSRGPDERAASSLEEAGYRLVSRGDTVGAVTALTNASMLSPAKPKRARRLAAAAYVGAHLGGGIALAGDTLREVRQLDSAHAGSLDTAVATSFVILNADGDVDTAHRVLAGALDAVSEKSHPIFQIRAALLTLLYVCFFGGRRQLWPAFDALVSRLNNPAIDVVVLMRHTHSDPANADEAEFRQLDRLIETLDQVDDPGEIVLVGLASSWVDRLPGCRAALHRALEMGRAADDTNVMTQALALLALDSYFMGQWQDSERYLAESLSLTNQNGLRLFRWATQHWIATLAAVRGDDETARRITNELIYWAVPRGVVVVSHLCHYTRALVALGRQDYEEAYREATSIGPAGTIPPFRPVAIWAVLDVVEAAVRTNRHAEARAHVAAARAARLETISGRLSMLVTAAEALVSADDIAPSLFDRALATPEADRWPFDRARVELLFGQHLRRSRSRRAAREHLGRASAAFQRLGATRWTERADQELRAAGQRPGPQPRTESLTGRESLVAQMAATGMTNKEIGEELFLSARTVGAHLYRIFPKLGITSRAGLRDALTLIDKDRAPGGA from the coding sequence ATGGCGCCAGACATCGTCGGCAGAAACGATGCCCTCGAGATAGTTGACGGATTCTGCGAGCGCTCACGTGAATCTGGGCAATCACTCGTCATTGTCGGCGAACCCGGTCTCGGGAAGACCACTCTGCTTCGACACGCGGCCCAGCTCTGGACGAAGCAGGGCGGCCGAGTCCTGGCAGCGACCGCAGTCGAGTTCGAGGCGGACATCAGTTTCGCCGGCCTGCAACAGATCCTGAGTCCGGCCGTCGACTCGATCCCCACCCTCGCGGGCGAGCGCGCCTCCGTCCTCGAAGCCCTGTTCGATCCAAATACCTCGGTGACCCTGGATCGGCTGGCCGTGGCCGAGGCGCTGCGGCACCTGCTGCGTGCCGCGGCGCGCGAAGCACCGACCCTCGTCCTCGTCGACGACCTCCAGTGGCTGGACCGGTCGAGCGCCGCAGTGCTCACGCTCCTGGCCCGGCGGCTCACCGGAACGCGCGTCGGCTTTCTCGGGTCGACGCGTCCGGCGGCTGAGGGCTTCTTCGAGCGGGCACGGCTGGACGAGTACGAGCTCACCCCTGTTGACGAGCAGGCGGCGACAGAAATACTGCTGGCTCGCTACCCCGATCTGACACCGGCGATCAGACGGAGGGTGTTGGCCGTGGCGGCCGGGAACCCGCTGGCCCTCGTCGAGCTGCCGTTGATTCTGACGGACCAGGGCCACGACAGCTCGGTGGTCGACCTGTCCGTCGTACCGCTGAACCGGCGGCTCCAGGCGGCGTTCTCGTCCCGGATCGAGAACCTGCCGGATGCCACACGACAGTCGCTGCTGTTCGCCGCTCTTGAGGCAACCGGGAGTCTCCGTGGCCTTGAGGTCGAATCGGGCGAGCGGTTGCTGGAGTCACTCGCGCCCGCGGAACGCGCCCGACTCATCCACATCGCCGACCAGGGCACGCGAGTGGCGTTCGCACATCCTTTGACACGAGCCGCCGTTGTCAACGCCTCCACCGCCGCAGAGCGGCGCCGGGTCCACGCCCGGCTGGCGGAGGCTGTACGTGACGACCCGGACCGAAGGGCCTGGCACCTCGCGCAGAGCAGTCGCGGACCCGACGAGCGAGCGGCGTCCTCGCTGGAAGAAGCGGGCTACCGGCTGGTCAGTCGAGGCGACACCGTCGGCGCTGTCACCGCCCTCACCAACGCCTCGATGCTCAGCCCCGCCAAACCGAAGCGCGCCCGGCGCTTGGCTGCCGCGGCCTACGTAGGTGCTCACCTGGGCGGCGGGATCGCGCTGGCCGGCGACACTCTGCGCGAGGTCCGCCAGCTCGATTCCGCGCACGCGGGCTCTCTGGACACGGCGGTTGCCACATCCTTCGTCATTCTCAACGCGGACGGTGACGTCGACACCGCTCACCGCGTCCTCGCGGGCGCCCTGGACGCGGTGAGCGAGAAGTCACATCCGATCTTCCAGATCAGGGCAGCCCTGCTCACCCTGCTGTACGTCTGCTTCTTCGGTGGGCGGCGCCAACTCTGGCCGGCCTTCGACGCACTCGTATCGCGCCTGAACAACCCGGCAATCGACGTTGTCGTGCTGATGCGGCACACCCACTCGGATCCGGCGAACGCCGACGAGGCCGAGTTCCGACAACTCGACCGACTCATCGAGACTCTGGATCAGGTCGACGACCCCGGTGAGATCGTCCTGGTCGGGCTCGCCAGTTCCTGGGTCGATCGGCTTCCTGGCTGTCGCGCCGCTCTGCATCGCGCGCTGGAGATGGGACGCGCCGCCGACGACACGAACGTCATGACACAGGCGTTGGCACTGCTGGCGCTCGACTCCTACTTCATGGGGCAGTGGCAGGACAGCGAGCGGTACCTGGCCGAGTCGCTGTCCTTGACCAACCAGAACGGACTCCGGCTCTTCCGCTGGGCCACCCAACACTGGATCGCCACGCTCGCTGCCGTCCGCGGCGATGACGAAACAGCGCGGCGAATCACCAACGAGCTCATCTACTGGGCCGTACCCAGAGGTGTGGTCGTGGTGAGCCATCTCTGCCACTACACCCGCGCTCTGGTCGCACTGGGTCGGCAGGACTACGAGGAGGCATATCGGGAGGCGACCTCGATTGGGCCCGCTGGCACCATCCCGCCGTTCCGTCCGGTGGCGATCTGGGCCGTGCTCGACGTGGTCGAGGCCGCGGTCCGGACCAACCGTCACGCCGAGGCCCGGGCCCACGTCGCGGCGGCTCGTGCCGCGCGGCTGGAGACGATCTCCGGCCGACTCAGCATGCTGGTGACGGCCGCCGAGGCTCTCGTCTCCGCCGACGACATCGCGCCGAGTCTGTTCGACCGGGCTCTCGCGACACCGGAGGCTGACCGGTGGCCGTTCGACCGGGCCCGCGTTGAACTGCTGTTCGGCCAACACCTCCGCAGAAGCCGGTCACGTCGCGCTGCTCGTGAACACCTCGGTCGGGCCTCTGCGGCGTTCCAACGTCTCGGCGCGACGAGATGGACGGAAAGAGCTGATCAGGAACTCCGGGCAGCGGGCCAGCGGCCAGGCCCTCAGCCACGAACCGAGAGCCTGACCGGCCGCGAATCTCTCGTTGCCCAGATGGCCGCGACCGGGATGACCAACAAGGAGATCGGCGAGGAGCTGTTCCTGTCGGCACGGACCGTCGGAGCGCACCTCTATCGCATCTTTCCCAAACTCGGCATCACCTCGCGGGCAGGTCTGAGAGACGCCCTCACGCTGATCGACAAGGACCGCGCACCGGGCGGTGCCTAG
- a CDS encoding UDP-glucose dehydrogenase family protein: MTIPYPTIQPTPAIAAVTPPSGAPRPRVTFLGTGYLGATYAICYAELGYEVLGFDVDADKIAMLNAGQVPIHEPGLDELLRRNLAAGRLRFSTDIAETADFGDVHFICVGTPQRADGMGADLSYVEASVTGLAQHLTRKALIVGKSTVPVGTAEWVEQLVGKHTPHDLGVEVAWSPEFLQEGFAVDDVLRPNRIVVGVKSEWANGMLYAAHKGVFDLAATEDREVPLVVTDFATAELVKVAANAFLATKISFINAMAEVCEASGGDVTQLARAIGYDPRIGNRFLQAGLGFGGACLPKDIRAFQARAQELGAGEALRFLHEVDLINLRRRTRVLQLAADLLGRRSGPAGPDFSGTRIAVLGATFKPNTDDVRDAPALAVAALLQKAGADVHVYDPQGTENARRAVPELTYETGINEAVSGADLVCVLTEWADFRNADPVALGELVNGRKVVDGRNCLDSALWTQAGWEYRGMGRP; this comes from the coding sequence GTGACGATCCCCTACCCCACCATCCAGCCGACCCCCGCCATCGCCGCGGTGACACCGCCCTCGGGCGCGCCTCGGCCGCGGGTGACGTTCCTGGGGACCGGCTACCTCGGTGCGACGTACGCCATCTGCTACGCCGAACTGGGCTACGAAGTGCTCGGGTTCGACGTCGACGCAGACAAGATCGCGATGCTGAACGCCGGCCAGGTGCCGATCCACGAGCCCGGCCTGGACGAGCTGCTCCGGCGCAACCTCGCCGCCGGCCGCCTGCGGTTCAGCACCGACATCGCCGAGACCGCCGACTTCGGCGACGTGCACTTCATCTGCGTCGGCACCCCCCAGCGGGCCGACGGGATGGGCGCCGACCTGTCGTACGTCGAGGCGTCGGTCACCGGCCTCGCGCAGCACCTGACCCGCAAGGCGCTGATCGTCGGCAAGTCCACCGTGCCGGTCGGCACCGCCGAGTGGGTGGAGCAACTGGTCGGCAAGCACACCCCCCACGACCTGGGCGTCGAGGTGGCGTGGAGCCCCGAGTTCCTCCAGGAGGGCTTCGCCGTCGACGACGTCCTGCGGCCCAACCGGATCGTGGTCGGCGTGAAGAGCGAGTGGGCGAACGGCATGCTCTACGCCGCGCACAAGGGCGTGTTCGACCTGGCCGCCACCGAGGACCGCGAGGTGCCCCTGGTCGTCACCGACTTCGCCACCGCCGAGCTGGTCAAGGTCGCCGCGAACGCCTTCCTCGCCACCAAGATCTCCTTCATCAACGCGATGGCCGAGGTCTGCGAGGCCTCCGGCGGCGACGTCACCCAACTCGCCCGCGCGATCGGGTACGACCCGCGCATCGGCAACCGGTTCCTCCAGGCCGGCCTCGGCTTCGGTGGCGCCTGCCTGCCCAAGGACATCCGGGCCTTCCAGGCCCGTGCCCAGGAGCTGGGCGCCGGCGAGGCGTTGCGCTTCCTGCACGAGGTCGACCTGATCAACCTGCGCCGTCGTACCCGGGTGCTCCAGCTCGCCGCGGACCTGCTCGGCCGCCGCTCCGGGCCGGCCGGCCCGGACTTCTCCGGCACCCGGATCGCCGTGCTCGGTGCCACCTTCAAGCCGAACACCGACGACGTCCGCGACGCCCCGGCGCTCGCCGTCGCCGCGCTGCTGCAGAAAGCCGGCGCCGACGTGCACGTGTACGACCCGCAGGGCACGGAGAACGCCCGCCGCGCGGTCCCCGAGCTGACCTACGAGACCGGCATCAACGAGGCGGTCTCCGGCGCCGACCTGGTCTGCGTCCTCACCGAGTGGGCCGACTTCCGCAACGCCGACCCGGTCGCCCTCGGCGAGCTGGTCAACGGCCGCAAGGTGGTCGACGGGCGCAACTGCCTCGACTCGGCGCTGTGGACCCAGGCCGGCTGGGAGTACCGGGGCATGGGCCGCCCCTGA